Proteins encoded within one genomic window of Ranitomeya variabilis isolate aRanVar5 chromosome 4, aRanVar5.hap1, whole genome shotgun sequence:
- the LOC143767964 gene encoding uncharacterized protein LOC143767964 isoform X1: MPIPVSVSTISDPLSEDLLYKRIFLIYPSKMDMDKDKMAEKMLHLTLEILFQLTGEDYTVVKKTSSELCQDPVSEGCGIPLKPITGPPPHPLIHEDINYQKILELAYKMIELLTGEVPIRCQDVAVYFSMEEWEYLEGHKNLYKDVMMEVPQPLTSPDLSSKRTIPDRCPRPPLQQECKQKDPNVPQNHQGEDLTHINTTETYVRGDERCKEKIPTYDYPADDYTRRSEGHLPSLIFKSDDLEILQDTTEVTAVTPDIPSSLHSKDLSSDPMKQVPSSDSLPTTKDNQSHKRGIQKQTAPKAKKSFSCSKCGKYFPWKSVFVSHQRTHTGEKPFSCSECGRSFTQKCNLVMHLRTHTGEKPFSCSECGKCFNQKSDLVTHQRIHTGEKPFYCSECRKSFNQKSCLVIHQRTHTGEKPFSCSECGKCFTHKDNLFKHLRTHTGEKPFSCSECGKCFNQKSELVTHQRIHTGEKPFYCSECGKSFNQKSVLVKHQRTHTGEKPFSCSECEKCFNQKSDLVNHQRTHTGEKPFSCSECGKSFNQKSNLVNHQRTHTGEKPFSCSECGKCFNQKSDLVKHQRIHTG, translated from the exons atgccgattccagtttcG gtctctacaatatcggatcctctcagtgaagatcttctgtataagagaattttcctgatttacccatcaaagatggatatggacaaagacaagatggcggagaagatgttacacctcaccctagagatcctcttccagcttactggagag gattacacagtagtgaagaagacctctagtgagctctgtcaggaccctgtgtctgagggatgcggAATACCCCTGaaaccaatcacggggcctccacctcaccccctgatacatgaggacatcaattaccagaagatcctagaactcgcctacaagatgattgagctgctgactggagag gttcctataagatgtcaggatgtcgccgtctatttctccatggaggagtgggagtatttagaaggacacaaaaatctgtacaaggatgtcatgatggaggttccccagccactcacatcaccag atctatccagtaagaggacaatacCAGATAGATGTCCCCGTCCTCCTCTTCAACAGGAGTGTAAACaaaaagatcccaatgttcctcagaatcatcag ggtgaagatctgacccatattaatactacagagacatatgtgaggggtgatgagcggtgtaaagagaagattcctacatatgactacccag cagatgactataccaggagatcagagggacatctACCATCTttaatttttaaatctgatgatcttgagatcctacaagatacaactgaagtgactgctgttactccagatataccatcatcccttcacagtaaagatctgtcatctgatcctatgaaacaagtcccatcttctgattcattaccgactactaaggataatcaaagtcacaaaagaggcattcaaaaacaaactgctcctaaagcaaagaagtcattttcatgttcaaaatgtgggaaatattttccaTGGAAATCAGTTTTTgttagccaccagagaactcacacaggggagaagcctttttcctgttcagaatgtgggagaaGTTTTACCCAGAAATGTAATCTTGTAATGCAtctaagaacccacacaggggagaagcctttttcctgttcagaatgtgggaaatgttttaaccagaaatcagatcttgttacacaccagagaattcacacaggggagaagcctttttactgttcagaatgtaggaaaaGTTTCAATCAAAAATCATGTTTggttatacaccagagaactcacacaggggagaagcctttttcatgttcagaatgtgggaaatgttttacccacaaaGATAATCTTTTTAAGCAtctaagaactcacacaggggagaagcctttctcctgttcagaatgtgggaaatgtttcaaccAGAAATCAGAgcttgttacacaccagagaattcacacaggggagaagcctttttactgttcagaatgtgggaaaagttttaatcagaaatcagttttggttaagcaccagagaactcacacaggggagaagcctttttcctgttcagaatgtgagaaatgtttcaatcagaaatcagatttggttaatcaccagagaactcatacaggggagaagcctttttcctgttcagaatgtgggaaaagtttcaatcagaaatcaaatttggttaatcaccagagaactcacacaggggagaaacctttttcttgttcagaatgtgggaaatgttttaaccagaaatcagatttggttaagcaccagagaattcacacagggtag
- the LOC143767964 gene encoding uncharacterized protein LOC143767964 isoform X2, protein MDMDKDKMAEKMLHLTLEILFQLTGEDYTVVKKTSSELCQDPVSEGCGIPLKPITGPPPHPLIHEDINYQKILELAYKMIELLTGEVPIRCQDVAVYFSMEEWEYLEGHKNLYKDVMMEVPQPLTSPDLSSKRTIPDRCPRPPLQQECKQKDPNVPQNHQGEDLTHINTTETYVRGDERCKEKIPTYDYPADDYTRRSEGHLPSLIFKSDDLEILQDTTEVTAVTPDIPSSLHSKDLSSDPMKQVPSSDSLPTTKDNQSHKRGIQKQTAPKAKKSFSCSKCGKYFPWKSVFVSHQRTHTGEKPFSCSECGRSFTQKCNLVMHLRTHTGEKPFSCSECGKCFNQKSDLVTHQRIHTGEKPFYCSECRKSFNQKSCLVIHQRTHTGEKPFSCSECGKCFTHKDNLFKHLRTHTGEKPFSCSECGKCFNQKSELVTHQRIHTGEKPFYCSECGKSFNQKSVLVKHQRTHTGEKPFSCSECEKCFNQKSDLVNHQRTHTGEKPFSCSECGKSFNQKSNLVNHQRTHTGEKPFSCSECGKCFNQKSDLVKHQRIHTG, encoded by the exons atggatatggacaaagacaagatggcggagaagatgttacacctcaccctagagatcctcttccagcttactggagag gattacacagtagtgaagaagacctctagtgagctctgtcaggaccctgtgtctgagggatgcggAATACCCCTGaaaccaatcacggggcctccacctcaccccctgatacatgaggacatcaattaccagaagatcctagaactcgcctacaagatgattgagctgctgactggagag gttcctataagatgtcaggatgtcgccgtctatttctccatggaggagtgggagtatttagaaggacacaaaaatctgtacaaggatgtcatgatggaggttccccagccactcacatcaccag atctatccagtaagaggacaatacCAGATAGATGTCCCCGTCCTCCTCTTCAACAGGAGTGTAAACaaaaagatcccaatgttcctcagaatcatcag ggtgaagatctgacccatattaatactacagagacatatgtgaggggtgatgagcggtgtaaagagaagattcctacatatgactacccag cagatgactataccaggagatcagagggacatctACCATCTttaatttttaaatctgatgatcttgagatcctacaagatacaactgaagtgactgctgttactccagatataccatcatcccttcacagtaaagatctgtcatctgatcctatgaaacaagtcccatcttctgattcattaccgactactaaggataatcaaagtcacaaaagaggcattcaaaaacaaactgctcctaaagcaaagaagtcattttcatgttcaaaatgtgggaaatattttccaTGGAAATCAGTTTTTgttagccaccagagaactcacacaggggagaagcctttttcctgttcagaatgtgggagaaGTTTTACCCAGAAATGTAATCTTGTAATGCAtctaagaacccacacaggggagaagcctttttcctgttcagaatgtgggaaatgttttaaccagaaatcagatcttgttacacaccagagaattcacacaggggagaagcctttttactgttcagaatgtaggaaaaGTTTCAATCAAAAATCATGTTTggttatacaccagagaactcacacaggggagaagcctttttcatgttcagaatgtgggaaatgttttacccacaaaGATAATCTTTTTAAGCAtctaagaactcacacaggggagaagcctttctcctgttcagaatgtgggaaatgtttcaaccAGAAATCAGAgcttgttacacaccagagaattcacacaggggagaagcctttttactgttcagaatgtgggaaaagttttaatcagaaatcagttttggttaagcaccagagaactcacacaggggagaagcctttttcctgttcagaatgtgagaaatgtttcaatcagaaatcagatttggttaatcaccagagaactcatacaggggagaagcctttttcctgttcagaatgtgggaaaagtttcaatcagaaatcaaatttggttaatcaccagagaactcacacaggggagaaacctttttcttgttcagaatgtgggaaatgttttaaccagaaatcagatttggttaagcaccagagaattcacacagggtag